A region of Piscinibacter gummiphilus DNA encodes the following proteins:
- a CDS encoding TetR/AcrR family transcriptional regulator produces MAAKAGRERETYRHGDLRNALLQAGIALAREGGRDAIVLREATRRAGVVPNAAYRHFASRQDLIDAVRAAALAELAQAMEAEMAAVPAGSVPAEAARAGLRAVGAGYLRFAREQTGLFQVTFPFPNDPRGEADPAKAGPGGLNPFQLLGLALDRLVAAGVLPAERRPGAEFLAWSAVHGLALLAIDGPLRHVPAPFTAQLGQRLLDMVEQGL; encoded by the coding sequence ATGGCAGCGAAGGCGGGGCGGGAGCGTGAGACCTACCGGCATGGCGACCTGCGCAATGCGCTGTTGCAGGCCGGCATCGCGCTCGCGCGCGAGGGGGGCCGCGACGCCATCGTGCTGCGCGAGGCCACCCGCCGCGCCGGGGTGGTGCCCAACGCCGCGTACCGCCACTTCGCGAGCCGCCAGGACCTGATCGACGCGGTGCGCGCGGCCGCGCTCGCCGAACTGGCGCAGGCGATGGAGGCCGAGATGGCCGCCGTGCCCGCCGGATCGGTGCCGGCCGAGGCCGCGCGCGCCGGGCTGCGTGCGGTGGGGGCGGGCTACCTCCGGTTCGCCCGCGAGCAGACCGGCCTCTTCCAGGTCACCTTCCCGTTTCCGAACGACCCGCGTGGCGAGGCCGACCCTGCCAAGGCCGGCCCGGGTGGCCTGAACCCGTTCCAGCTGCTGGGCCTGGCCCTCGACCGGCTCGTGGCGGCGGGTGTGCTGCCCGCCGAGCGCCGGCCAGGCGCCGAGTTCCTCGCGTGGTCCGCGGTGCACGGCCTCGCGCTGCTCGCCATCGACGGTCCGCTGCGCCATGTGCCCGCGCCGTTCACCGCGCAATTGGGGCAACGCCTGCTCGACATGGTGGAGCAGGGGCTCTGA